In Irregularibacter muris, a single window of DNA contains:
- the aroC gene encoding chorismate synthase, with translation MSATWGNYLKLTIFGESHGKAIGIVLEGVPPGITLDKDFIHRQLQRRAPGQNKLSTQRQEKDQFEILSGYFKDKTTGTPMTFVIANQDQYSRDYTKQKNIPRPGHGDYPGYVKYHGFNDYRGGGHFSGRLTAPLVLAGAIAQQLLKIRDIHIGSHIKSIYNIQDEQFNKIHIQSEQLESLKDKDFPILKNAQEQKMKEAILEAKNDLDSVGGVIETAMINIPAGLGSPFFDSVESRLAHMLFSIPAVKGVEFGSGFDLSTMKGSQGKDEYRVEEGQIKTLANHNGGILGGITTGMPIIFNTAFKPTPSIGQRQRTIDIEKMENIDLEIIGRHDPCILPRAVPVVEAVGALGLLDLIIEREGRSWMS, from the coding sequence ATGAGTGCAACATGGGGTAATTACTTAAAATTGACTATATTTGGAGAATCCCATGGTAAAGCCATAGGGATTGTCTTAGAGGGTGTACCACCAGGCATTACCTTGGATAAGGATTTTATCCATAGGCAGCTCCAAAGAAGAGCCCCGGGCCAAAACAAATTGTCCACCCAAAGACAGGAAAAAGATCAATTTGAAATACTCAGCGGTTATTTTAAGGATAAAACCACCGGCACTCCTATGACCTTTGTCATAGCCAATCAGGATCAATACTCCAGGGATTATACAAAACAAAAAAATATCCCCCGACCTGGCCATGGAGACTATCCTGGATATGTAAAATACCATGGCTTTAACGACTATAGAGGAGGGGGACATTTTTCTGGTCGCCTCACAGCCCCCTTGGTTCTAGCAGGAGCCATTGCTCAACAACTGCTTAAGATAAGAGATATTCATATAGGTAGTCATATCAAAAGCATTTATAATATACAAGATGAACAATTTAATAAAATCCATATTCAATCAGAACAGCTAGAAAGCTTAAAGGATAAAGACTTTCCTATATTAAAGAATGCCCAGGAACAAAAAATGAAAGAGGCTATCCTAGAGGCAAAAAATGATCTGGATTCGGTAGGGGGGGTAATAGAGACCGCGATGATCAATATCCCAGCTGGTCTGGGCTCGCCCTTCTTTGACTCAGTGGAAAGCCGATTGGCCCATATGCTATTTTCCATACCCGCAGTAAAGGGAGTGGAGTTTGGCAGTGGGTTTGATCTCTCCACAATGAAGGGCTCCCAAGGTAAGGATGAATATAGGGTAGAAGAAGGACAAATAAAAACTCTAGCTAATCATAATGGAGGAATCCTAGGGGGCATCACCACCGGTATGCCCATTATCTTCAACACCGCCTTCAAGCCCACCCCCTCCATAGGTCAAAGGCAAAGGACTATTGATATAGAAAAAATGGAAAACATAGATCTAGAAATTATCGGTCGCCATGACCCCTGTATTCTGCCTAGGGCCGTTCCTGTAGTAGAAGCAGTAGGTGCATTGGGACTTCTAGATCTTATCATAGAAAGGGAGGGGAGATCATGGATGAGTTAG
- a CDS encoding methyl-accepting chemotaxis protein: MSKRKKHLEIIMIILGGILLVTSFVPIEGINFWIQESIRLLGIFLVGFWGCQLIWRRKLAFIKSRTKIIQEKQYEKTLDKFNVKDSIKSFHDVTVDLFQESKKAYQSTLKTSVEVAQSIENLNHIIHDMQSAASQISTSTDELAEGSNNQLKSLNSIVEAFYEVKNNLNTIKISSDSSVREAESSYESAKNGKQYIEDTLKVMDKISDFSQDLQDVVLELEERIGKINSFVDTITSISNHTKLLALNSSIEAARAGEHGKGFAVVAKEVGELAYKSQEASDDITKILQELMNKLAQLKEYVEKNISEVNDGKNNARMTDDILKVIENNAQQTRNSIRQIRDNFKEIQEKNENIHESANDIQSVSEANAASSQELNAMLEEINAAFNKIAANTGEVNGLSRDLQESAAANAMENYMYHKALNILQEIQHNHDDLTHLKDLAKHYCVSDIYVVNITGEFIDSSEKSAIGLNSFEIDPLSKEASKTKEKYIATPIRRRVEDNEMYKFLHLPYENGKVLTVALSMDLLLSL, translated from the coding sequence ATGTCAAAGAGAAAAAAACATTTAGAAATCATTATGATTATCTTGGGAGGAATCCTTCTTGTAACCAGTTTTGTACCTATAGAAGGCATAAATTTTTGGATACAGGAATCCATAAGGCTACTTGGAATATTTCTTGTAGGATTTTGGGGTTGCCAGCTGATATGGAGAAGGAAATTAGCCTTTATTAAAAGTCGAACAAAAATCATCCAAGAAAAACAATATGAAAAGACTCTAGACAAATTTAACGTTAAAGATAGTATAAAAAGTTTCCATGATGTCACCGTTGATTTATTCCAAGAGTCCAAAAAGGCCTATCAAAGCACCTTAAAAACCAGTGTGGAAGTAGCTCAGTCCATAGAAAATCTAAATCATATTATCCATGATATGCAATCTGCCGCAAGTCAAATTTCCACCTCCACCGATGAACTGGCAGAGGGCTCAAATAATCAGCTAAAATCCTTAAATTCTATAGTAGAAGCCTTCTATGAAGTAAAAAATAATTTAAATACCATTAAAATATCCAGCGACTCTTCAGTCAGGGAAGCAGAGTCTTCCTATGAAAGTGCTAAAAATGGTAAGCAATACATAGAGGATACTTTAAAGGTTATGGATAAGATTAGTGATTTTTCCCAGGATCTTCAGGATGTTGTTTTAGAACTAGAAGAAAGAATTGGAAAAATCAATAGCTTTGTTGATACCATCACCTCCATATCCAATCACACAAAACTATTAGCTTTAAACTCTAGCATTGAAGCCGCTAGGGCAGGGGAACATGGAAAGGGCTTTGCGGTTGTAGCTAAAGAAGTAGGAGAACTGGCCTATAAATCCCAAGAAGCTTCTGATGATATCACAAAAATACTACAAGAGCTTATGAATAAATTAGCCCAATTAAAAGAATATGTAGAAAAGAACATCTCAGAAGTTAATGATGGAAAAAATAACGCAAGAATGACTGATGATATTCTCAAAGTCATAGAAAACAATGCCCAACAAACAAGAAATAGCATTAGACAAATAAGGGACAATTTTAAAGAGATACAAGAGAAGAATGAGAATATTCATGAGTCAGCCAATGACATTCAATCGGTATCTGAAGCCAATGCAGCCAGTAGTCAAGAACTAAATGCTATGCTGGAAGAAATCAATGCAGCCTTTAATAAAATTGCTGCCAATACTGGAGAGGTTAATGGTCTTTCTAGAGATTTACAAGAAAGCGCTGCTGCCAATGCCATGGAAAATTATATGTATCACAAAGCTTTAAATATCTTACAAGAAATTCAGCATAACCATGATGATCTTACTCATTTAAAGGATCTGGCTAAACATTACTGTGTAAGTGATATCTATGTTGTAAATATTACCGGTGAATTTATAGATTCTAGTGAAAAAAGTGCTATTGGATTAAATTCCTTTGAAATTGATCCTCTATCCAAGGAAGCATCCAAAACCAAGGAAAAATATATCGCTACTCCCATAAGAAGACGAGTAGAAGATAATGAAATGTACAAATTTTTACACTTGCCCTATGAGAATGGAAAGGTGCTAACGGTAGCTCTATCTATGGATTTGTTATTAAGTTTATAG
- a CDS encoding heme NO-binding domain-containing protein produces the protein MKGTVVATWLNTLKKQYGNEVIGQAMNFAGWQEDKIFSPLENVDDGQLQKLIQQVAKMKNISTEALWKIIGEDNIKSFYRDFPAFFQQDNLYSFLQSLFDIHVVMTKKFPGAKPPLVNIEPLGKNQALFTYQSQRGMFDYLQGLLQGSQDFFGENLQIEELEKTDTMVKYRLTFEKDIYYKKLFKTNKVLSFGFIKSIPAKLSFSLLLLNLLVFVPTIGLDKPIQLATAVTLPAFFTFLLSSLLMSPQRSITKEVERMLNNHYIEDGEILTGDYYEEFFQLIQQYKRKVRADFVGFKGITDEMGTFVVNVNTIANEMDTTSGEISGVVEQLAGTSLHQAENTEDVVSILNSNIQALQAVVENENANKDELEKAVDKISNSYSSLENTSQNIMNSLEKFQEVRDRGVGLQDKAQDMTNIVSIVSKISKQTNLLALNASIEAASAGEAGKGFSVVAEEVRTLAEQTQKAVEDIHSHLGYFVGEIKRVVESIELQYSTLEQERNSLENVRQGSHEANTSIQRVASSMIDTINDLTKETDSIASIYENVESLAAIAQENSASSQEVSANVSSYTNEIKKLLENMTEFEKIADSFKTELAQYKI, from the coding sequence ATGAAGGGAACGGTAGTAGCCACTTGGCTAAATACCTTAAAAAAACAATATGGCAACGAAGTTATAGGACAAGCTATGAATTTTGCAGGATGGCAAGAGGATAAGATTTTTTCGCCCTTGGAAAATGTGGATGATGGACAACTACAAAAGCTTATCCAACAGGTAGCAAAAATGAAAAACATCTCCACTGAAGCACTTTGGAAAATCATCGGTGAGGACAATATTAAATCCTTTTATAGGGATTTCCCTGCTTTTTTCCAGCAGGATAATCTTTATTCCTTTTTACAATCCCTTTTTGATATTCATGTGGTAATGACTAAAAAATTTCCTGGAGCAAAACCACCCTTGGTGAACATAGAGCCCCTTGGAAAAAATCAAGCTCTCTTTACCTATCAATCCCAAAGGGGAATGTTTGATTATTTACAGGGTCTTTTGCAAGGTTCCCAAGACTTTTTCGGTGAAAATCTACAAATAGAAGAACTAGAAAAAACCGATACCATGGTAAAGTATAGGCTCACCTTTGAAAAGGATATTTATTATAAAAAGCTCTTTAAAACCAATAAGGTATTGTCCTTTGGTTTTATCAAAAGTATTCCAGCTAAATTATCTTTTTCTTTATTGCTCCTCAATCTTTTGGTTTTTGTTCCAACTATAGGTCTTGACAAGCCTATACAGCTGGCAACTGCAGTAACTTTACCTGCTTTTTTTACTTTTTTGCTTTCTAGTCTTTTAATGAGTCCTCAAAGATCTATAACCAAAGAAGTGGAAAGAATGCTTAATAACCATTATATTGAAGATGGTGAAATCCTTACTGGAGATTATTATGAAGAGTTTTTCCAGCTTATCCAACAATATAAAAGAAAAGTGAGAGCAGACTTTGTAGGTTTTAAGGGGATTACCGATGAGATGGGGACCTTTGTGGTCAATGTCAATACCATCGCCAATGAAATGGATACGACCTCAGGGGAAATATCAGGAGTAGTGGAGCAATTGGCCGGCACTTCCCTTCATCAAGCTGAAAATACTGAAGATGTGGTGTCTATACTAAATAGTAATATTCAGGCCCTACAGGCAGTGGTAGAAAATGAAAATGCCAATAAAGATGAATTGGAAAAGGCCGTAGATAAAATTAGCAATAGCTATTCCTCCCTTGAAAATACCAGTCAAAACATTATGAATTCTTTGGAAAAATTCCAAGAAGTCAGGGATAGAGGCGTCGGCCTCCAAGACAAAGCCCAGGATATGACCAATATTGTCTCCATTGTTTCTAAAATTTCCAAGCAAACTAATTTATTGGCCCTAAACGCCTCCATTGAAGCAGCCAGCGCCGGAGAGGCAGGCAAAGGGTTTTCGGTAGTAGCCGAGGAAGTAAGAACCCTTGCGGAGCAAACTCAAAAAGCAGTAGAAGATATACATAGTCATCTAGGATATTTCGTAGGCGAAATTAAAAGAGTAGTAGAAAGTATAGAGCTACAATATTCTACCCTAGAACAGGAAAGAAACAGTCTAGAAAATGTTCGCCAGGGCAGTCATGAAGCAAATACTTCTATCCAAAGGGTAGCTTCTTCTATGATTGACACCATAAATGACCTAACCAAAGAAACAGACTCCATCGCCAGCATTTATGAAAACGTCGAATCCCTAGCTGCCATTGCCCAGGAAAACTCCGCTTCTTCCCAAGAAGTAAGCGCCAATGTTTCCTCCTATACCAATGAGATCAAAAAACTATTGGAAAACATGACAGAGTTTGAAAAAATAGCGGATTCCTTTAAAACAGAATTGGCTCAATATAAGATCTAA
- the aroE gene encoding shikimate dehydrogenase — MKQLYGLMGEKLSHSLSPAIHAEIFQKLNISAHYHLFEIEKSNLRDAILGLEALGIKGVNVTIPYKVEIMKYLDELSSEARKIGAVNTLHIEKDKIMGYNTDYHGFGMMLSHYGVEVKNKKTVILGSGGVSKAVIQYLKDEDVGGITLVSRDKNKARATYNDLEIVDYRELPFLEQKDILINCTPLGMYPYIQECPVRKRVLSNFSWIIDLIYNPPETLLLKQAREIGIQGINGSTMLVGQAIKAQEIWNNTLFSEEFMEAIHKKIFKK, encoded by the coding sequence ATGAAGCAGCTTTACGGATTAATGGGAGAAAAACTAAGCCATAGCCTTTCCCCTGCTATTCATGCCGAAATATTTCAAAAACTAAATATCTCTGCCCATTACCATCTCTTTGAAATTGAAAAGTCCAATCTAAGGGATGCTATTTTAGGCTTAGAGGCCCTGGGAATAAAGGGTGTCAATGTCACCATTCCCTATAAAGTAGAAATAATGAAATACCTTGATGAGCTCTCATCGGAAGCCAGAAAAATAGGGGCAGTAAATACCTTACATATAGAAAAGGACAAGATCATGGGCTACAACACCGATTATCATGGATTTGGAATGATGCTTAGCCACTATGGAGTAGAGGTGAAAAATAAAAAGACGGTAATTTTAGGTTCAGGAGGAGTGTCCAAAGCAGTCATACAATATCTTAAGGATGAGGATGTAGGCGGAATAACCCTTGTCAGCAGAGATAAAAATAAAGCAAGGGCAACCTATAATGACCTGGAAATTGTGGACTATAGAGAACTACCCTTCCTAGAACAAAAAGACATCCTCATCAACTGTACGCCCTTAGGAATGTACCCTTATATCCAGGAATGCCCGGTAAGGAAAAGGGTGCTTTCAAATTTTTCCTGGATCATAGATTTGATCTATAATCCCCCAGAAACCCTACTTCTAAAACAGGCAAGGGAAATTGGGATACAGGGAATAAATGGATCCACCATGCTAGTGGGCCAAGCTATAAAAGCCCAAGAAATATGGAATAATACCCTCTTTTCTGAAGAGTTCATGGAAGCTATTCATAAAAAAATTTTTAAGAAATAA
- a CDS encoding chorismate mutase — protein MDELEQLRAEIDEIDRKMTILFEERMKIVDKVGQYKQKNNLPILNTHREEMVLAKNSTYLQDKSLQEPLKKFFISLMKISKEKQNFS, from the coding sequence ATGGATGAGTTAGAGCAATTAAGGGCTGAAATAGATGAAATAGATAGGAAAATGACCATACTCTTTGAGGAACGAATGAAAATCGTGGATAAAGTGGGCCAATATAAACAAAAAAACAACCTTCCCATTTTAAACACCCATAGAGAGGAAATGGTGCTAGCAAAAAATAGCACCTATCTACAAGATAAGAGTCTACAGGAACCCTTAAAGAAATTTTTTATCTCTTTGATGAAGATCAGCAAAGAGAAACAAAATTTTTCATAG
- the aroA gene encoding 3-phosphoshikimate 1-carboxyvinyltransferase: protein MKKIKILPKALAGTIAIPPSKSLSHRALICAGLSQGKSILGNILPSQDILATCKALESLGVKIDWEKEQNNKDIQPITVKGQSYPRAIHKEINCRESGSTLRFLIPLAALTGEKIRFIGQGKLGQRPLEPYYEIFQQQNIQYRTTQGGLPLTIQGTLQPGIYSLRGDISSQFITGLLFALPLLDGDSTIILTTPLESKGYIDLTLDTLEKFSLDIENQNHQKFIIKGNQQYKAKDYSIEGDFSQGAFWLVAGTLGGEIQSTHLNPQSLQGDRVIVNILKQMGGDISQRAQTILAKPSLTKGITIDAAHCPDLVPILAVLASLSQGNTRIINAQRLRIKESDRLKAISTELNKLGAQVEELPDGLIIQGRENLQGGEVDSWNDHRIAMALAIASIKCKEPVIMTNSEAVTKSYPYFWRDFEKLGGEIHECNMG from the coding sequence TTGAAAAAGATTAAAATTCTACCAAAAGCTTTGGCGGGAACCATCGCTATTCCCCCCTCTAAAAGTCTGAGCCATAGGGCCTTGATCTGTGCCGGTCTAAGCCAGGGAAAAAGCATTCTAGGAAATATCCTACCTTCCCAAGACATCCTAGCCACCTGTAAGGCATTGGAGTCCTTAGGTGTAAAAATAGACTGGGAAAAAGAGCAAAATAACAAGGATATACAACCCATCACAGTGAAGGGACAATCCTATCCTAGGGCAATACATAAGGAAATTAATTGCAGGGAGTCTGGCTCAACCCTGCGCTTTCTTATTCCTCTAGCCGCCCTAACAGGGGAAAAAATAAGATTTATTGGACAAGGGAAACTAGGGCAAAGGCCCTTAGAGCCCTATTATGAAATATTTCAACAACAAAATATTCAATATCGTACAACCCAAGGAGGATTGCCCCTCACAATACAAGGAACACTTCAGCCAGGAATATACTCCCTAAGGGGGGATATTAGCTCCCAATTTATCACCGGTTTATTATTTGCCCTACCCCTCTTAGATGGGGATTCTACCATCATCCTTACTACTCCCTTAGAATCCAAAGGATATATAGACTTAACCCTAGACACTTTAGAAAAATTCTCTCTAGATATAGAAAATCAGAACCATCAAAAGTTTATCATAAAGGGTAATCAACAATATAAAGCCAAAGATTACTCCATAGAAGGAGATTTTTCTCAAGGAGCTTTTTGGTTGGTGGCAGGGACTTTAGGAGGGGAGATACAAAGCACCCACTTAAATCCCCAATCTTTACAGGGGGACAGAGTGATTGTGAATATTCTTAAGCAGATGGGAGGGGATATTTCCCAAAGGGCTCAGACTATTTTAGCAAAGCCTTCCTTGACCAAGGGCATAACCATAGATGCCGCCCACTGTCCCGATCTCGTCCCTATTCTTGCGGTATTGGCTTCCCTAAGCCAGGGCAACACTAGAATAATCAATGCCCAAAGACTACGGATAAAAGAATCTGATCGACTAAAGGCCATTTCTACCGAACTAAATAAATTGGGGGCACAAGTAGAGGAGCTACCTGATGGATTGATTATTCAGGGAAGAGAGAATCTACAGGGGGGAGAAGTAGATAGCTGGAATGATCATCGAATCGCCATGGCCTTAGCCATAGCCTCCATAAAGTGCAAAGAACCGGTGATCATGACCAATAGTGAAGCTGTAACCAAATCCTACCCCTATTTTTGGAGGGACTTTGAAAAACTAGGAGGAGAAATTCATGAGTGCAACATGGGGTAA
- the aroF gene encoding 3-deoxy-7-phosphoheptulonate synthase, which yields MIIVLKPDTPQDRMEKIKKKMVSLGCETYEFQGENHKIIGLMGDTSKIDASIIQGNRSVEKVIYVQEPYKKANRLFHPENSIIQVGHKAIGGEEIALIAGPCSVENQEQVLSIAKQVKRAGGGFLRGGAFKPRTSPYSFQGMGEEGLELLKKARESTGLPIVSELMSPRWIEKFIEDVDIIQIGARNMQNFDLLKEVGRTRKPVLLKRGLAATLEEFLMSAEYILAEGNPNVILCERGIRTFEGYTRSTLDLSAVPILKKMSHLPVIVDPSHATGLWWLVEPMAKAAIAAGADGLIIEVHNDPANAKCDGQQSIKPERLTPLIDSLRAIAKIDNRRL from the coding sequence ATGATTATTGTTTTAAAACCTGATACTCCCCAGGATAGGATGGAAAAAATCAAGAAAAAGATGGTTAGCCTAGGATGTGAAACCTATGAATTTCAGGGTGAAAATCATAAAATCATAGGACTCATGGGGGATACCAGTAAAATAGATGCTAGCATAATCCAGGGCAATAGAAGTGTGGAAAAGGTCATCTATGTTCAAGAACCTTATAAAAAAGCGAATAGACTTTTTCATCCGGAAAATTCTATCATTCAGGTAGGCCATAAGGCTATAGGAGGAGAAGAAATAGCCCTTATAGCAGGCCCTTGTTCAGTAGAAAATCAGGAGCAGGTCCTTTCCATTGCTAAGCAAGTAAAGAGGGCTGGAGGGGGATTTTTAAGAGGGGGCGCCTTTAAACCTAGAACATCCCCCTATAGCTTTCAAGGAATGGGAGAAGAAGGACTAGAGTTATTAAAAAAGGCTAGGGAAAGCACAGGCTTGCCTATTGTCTCAGAATTGATGTCTCCCCGTTGGATAGAAAAGTTTATAGAGGATGTGGACATTATCCAAATAGGGGCAAGAAACATGCAAAATTTTGACCTTTTAAAGGAAGTGGGAAGAACCCGTAAGCCTGTTTTATTAAAGAGAGGACTAGCCGCTACTTTGGAAGAATTTTTAATGTCAGCAGAATATATTCTAGCAGAGGGCAATCCCAATGTTATCCTCTGTGAAAGAGGAATAAGAACCTTTGAAGGCTATACCCGAAGCACCTTAGACCTTAGTGCAGTACCGATATTAAAGAAAATGAGTCATCTGCCTGTCATTGTAGACCCTAGCCACGCCACGGGATTGTGGTGGCTAGTAGAACCTATGGCCAAGGCTGCTATTGCCGCAGGAGCAGACGGACTGATCATCGAAGTACACAATGACCCCGCCAATGCGAAATGCGACGGACAACAATCCATAAAACCTGAAAGACTCACTCCCCTCATAGACTCTTTAAGAGCAATAGCCAAGATAGATAATAGAAGATTGTAG
- the aroB gene encoding 3-dehydroquinate synthase produces the protein MKKLKVSLPQQPYPIYLKKGLLEEIPNRFKEKYPSKRLALITDENVEKLYGRKLEEELKSNGFKTQLISIPPGEQSKSIRTLEEIYEKLLDFQITRGDILLTLGGGVVGDVGGMAAATYLRGIPLIHIPTSLLAQIDSSIGGKVAINLPRGKNLIGSFYHPQEVYIDPQLLTTLDKRYFRDGLAEIIKYGCIKDKELFHQLLAFPNEEQLFQNIEDIIYTCCKIKSHIVEKDEKDAEERMLLNFGHTLGHAIEKYFHYEKFTHGEAVALGMYNITKKSEEQCITQKGTAEGIKQLLKKYHLPHKMPKIDREDLIKTIGLDKKNRGQYINIVLLEKLGNGFIQKFSPEEIERMVFIEKD, from the coding sequence ATGAAAAAGTTAAAAGTAAGTCTCCCCCAACAACCCTATCCCATATATTTAAAAAAAGGATTGTTAGAGGAGATTCCTAATAGATTCAAAGAAAAATATCCCAGCAAAAGATTAGCCCTTATTACCGATGAAAATGTAGAAAAATTATATGGTAGAAAATTAGAGGAAGAGCTGAAAAGTAATGGTTTTAAAACCCAACTAATTTCTATACCTCCAGGGGAACAGAGTAAATCCATAAGAACACTAGAGGAAATCTATGAAAAACTTTTGGACTTTCAGATCACCCGAGGAGATATCCTTCTCACCCTAGGAGGGGGAGTAGTGGGTGATGTGGGGGGTATGGCAGCTGCCACTTATTTAAGAGGAATTCCCCTTATACATATCCCAACTTCTTTGTTGGCCCAAATAGATAGTAGCATTGGAGGGAAAGTGGCCATAAATCTCCCCCGGGGAAAAAATCTCATTGGAAGCTTTTATCATCCCCAGGAGGTATATATAGACCCCCAATTACTGACCACCCTAGACAAAAGATACTTTCGCGATGGTCTAGCAGAGATCATTAAATATGGGTGTATAAAGGATAAGGAACTTTTTCACCAACTACTCGCCTTTCCTAATGAGGAACAACTCTTTCAAAATATAGAAGATATTATTTATACCTGTTGTAAGATCAAAAGTCATATCGTAGAAAAAGACGAAAAAGACGCAGAAGAGAGAATGCTCCTAAACTTTGGCCATACCCTAGGACATGCCATAGAAAAATACTTCCATTATGAAAAATTTACCCATGGAGAAGCAGTAGCTTTAGGAATGTATAATATTACCAAAAAAAGTGAAGAGCAATGTATTACGCAAAAAGGAACGGCAGAAGGGATTAAACAACTTCTAAAAAAATATCATCTTCCCCATAAGATGCCTAAAATAGATAGGGAAGATTTGATAAAAACCATAGGCTTGGACAAAAAAAACCGAGGACAATATATAAACATCGTTTTATTAGAGAAGCTAGGGAATGGGTTTATTCAGAAGTTTAGTCCAGAGGAAATAGAAAGGATGGTTTTCATTGAAAAAGATTAA
- a CDS encoding SagB/ThcOx family dehydrogenase: MKINREVLKSNFPQVESSETDQGKGLPQPPLQKPYSGEASIIDLPPVDGEVIQNGDIYSCFKERRSLRKYTEDSMSLEELAYLLWATQGVDKVVGKRNFATFRPVPSGGARHAFETYLAINRVEGLEKGIYRYLHKDHQLVLVQSGDFLDKVAAAAEEQKFIANAAVVFIWSCFPARCEWRYSVAAPKLILLDAGHVCQNLYLSCQSIGWGTCAVASYDQEKMDELIQVDGQEEFTVYLAPVGKKQ; the protein is encoded by the coding sequence ATGAAGATAAATAGAGAAGTGTTAAAGTCTAATTTCCCCCAAGTGGAGTCCAGTGAGACAGACCAGGGAAAGGGATTACCCCAGCCTCCTTTGCAAAAGCCTTACTCTGGGGAAGCTAGCATTATAGATTTACCCCCGGTAGATGGTGAGGTTATACAAAATGGAGATATTTATTCCTGCTTTAAAGAGAGAAGGAGTCTCAGAAAATATACCGAAGATTCCATGAGCTTAGAGGAACTGGCCTATTTACTATGGGCAACCCAAGGAGTAGATAAAGTCGTGGGCAAAAGAAACTTTGCTACCTTTAGACCGGTACCCTCGGGAGGAGCAAGACATGCCTTTGAAACCTATCTAGCCATTAACAGGGTAGAGGGACTGGAGAAGGGAATATATCGATATCTACATAAGGATCATCAATTGGTATTGGTCCAGTCTGGAGATTTTTTAGACAAGGTGGCAGCGGCCGCGGAGGAACAAAAATTTATTGCCAATGCTGCAGTGGTATTTATATGGAGCTGTTTTCCTGCTCGATGTGAATGGCGATACAGTGTTGCTGCGCCTAAACTCATTCTTTTAGATGCAGGTCATGTTTGTCAAAATCTATATTTATCCTGTCAATCCATAGGCTGGGGCACCTGTGCTGTAGCATCCTATGATCAAGAAAAGATGGATGAACTGATTCAGGTAGATGGTCAGGAAGAGTTTACTGTTTATTTAGCTCCTGTAGGAAAGAAGCAGTAG
- a CDS encoding DUF2935 domain-containing protein, with product MQFCYGDKNYIRILEEAEFWKTQESEHTVVIREVVENLEKKYVEILEDYQATLGAMEATVVQYIERLGRSNYMLTPRLIQEINQLIEATLCQSQMFVNFLASMTLESTAVKSNPTAVIVVAHIIRESEYYIGVAKAYLSYVSYRLE from the coding sequence ATGCAATTTTGCTATGGAGATAAAAATTATATAAGAATTTTAGAAGAAGCTGAATTCTGGAAAACCCAAGAATCAGAGCATACAGTAGTTATTCGAGAAGTTGTTGAAAATTTAGAAAAGAAATACGTAGAGATATTAGAGGATTATCAAGCAACCCTTGGAGCCATGGAAGCCACGGTGGTGCAGTATATTGAGAGATTAGGGCGATCCAATTACATGCTCACCCCTAGGCTAATCCAAGAAATTAATCAATTGATAGAGGCCACTCTATGTCAAAGTCAAATGTTTGTAAATTTTTTAGCCTCTATGACTTTGGAAAGTACTGCGGTAAAGAGTAATCCAACTGCAGTTATCGTCGTTGCCCATATTATTCGAGAATCAGAATACTACATCGGGGTTGCCAAAGCTTATCTTAGTTATGTAAGCTATAGACTAGAATGA